The nucleotide sequence TAGatcatttgcatattttgatGCTGTTAGGTTTAAAATTCAGCATTCCTACATACGTAATTAGCAATGAATTTTAGAAATTACAGAATCTCAGGATTTCGTTAGATTGAAATATCTTTCAAACTTTTGATTGGAGAAAGTGTCAACACATACAGTAAAATCGAATTCTTAATTATTGAGGTTGTGTaagtaaaattttgacataTAAATTCACTGTTCATTACGCATGCGTAAATACTGAATTTCGAAATCTGGCCTACGAAAGCTAAAAAGTTCAAGATGTAAATAGTCGATCCGTTCATGGAGTCTTGGCCGGGTTCAACCGCAACAAAAATATTTGGCATAAAAAGACAATTCAATATCCAGCTTTGTACTAGTTTGGAAAGCTCCTTCAAAACATAAATGTCCGTTTCATGAAAAGTTAAGTTTATTGGAGAGGGACTGATTCGTCAAGAAAATATAACTCGCTTTCCAAAGGCCTTTAAAAATGAATTGCATTACAATAACATTCTCATGAAATTAGTGAGACCAAGCACTTataaacatatatatttttatatttatagcTAAACCTTACAGCATTAGTAGAGAAGTGAGCTATAGCAATTCGCTGTAAACTACTGTTTTGCCCAAAAAATGAGTTTAAAATACACCctgaatatttttgttaaaatctaCAGACAGATTCGATTATTAAGCTTGTGCTTGTGGAATTGAAAGAAGAGTAACACGTGGTACAAGTTAGGACGAGTTTTAGGCAAGAACAAGTGAATCGAACCAAAAAGTCATCTTATGTTAACAATGAAATCACaagtaatatttcaaaaatagcATTTGTTAAAGGTGacaaaaatgaccaaaaagagaaaattaacacTCACGTTTTCACCACAGCGGTTAAAACCCGCTCTTCACGTCGTCGACGTCCCGTGCGGCTGGGAAGTTGGTCAGATCGTGCGCAGTATTGCACGGATCATGACTTCACTTCCGGTTGAAGTCGCTGTCGCACCGTAAGCGTCCATTGCCTATGAGAAATAGTCTGTAACTTtcgaactttttcaaaaaatcgTAGCCACTCAACCACATGGATTTGGCTGAAATCTGGCCTGAAGGCTAATTTTTAGGGTCCAAACCACGAAATGGGTAATAAAAGTTCCAGTTCTTTTTTCTTAGCAAAAAATTGATGAAGCCGGCTTAGTCTGCCCATGCTTGCCCGCCAACGTGGCGTGTCTAAGGTGTTCCTATGACTTCGACTCGAGTCCTGTCGTAAAGATTTCCTAAAATCtctaaaataaataagaaaatctaCTTTTTGTCTTCacatttattggaaaaaatgttGGAAATGACAGATTTTGATGAATGGTTATCTCAACGTTCGAAGGTCGTTTTGCGCCGCCTTGAGCAGTAAAAAATTTACCCTAACTTGTTAGCCTATTATCTCCAATGTTACCTCGATCCAGAAGTTACCATTTACTTTGAACAATGTCTTTTCCATggacaaatttatttcattgataAAAAAAGGGGGAAGTTAAAAGATCAAAGAAGATGATGATTTAGGGAACGGCTGTTATATCAGCTTACCGGTCAAAAATAAAGTCTAAGTACTTATTTCCTCCAGAAATTCttagactttggggcatattttcgccaaaacctaaggatcctgtcacgaaagaaccACAAACcgacgctatttattctattccgtacaatgactgtgataacgagcacatcggacagaccaaaagtcagtttggtacacgtttgaaagagcatcaaaatgcggtcttcttttgaaaaaaggaaaatccagCTTTAttggagcacacatgcctaaccaaccatacaactGGGtaggataagtctaaaattatcaccagtAGTCGGCGTTACCACTAGTGCCTTTGTTTGGACGCTTGGCAaatcaactccgcccacgctcctttaaatcggGATGATGACGGCTTACTTCCTGAagcctatttacacctcgttagaaaaaaaaaagggcagcCAATTAGTGAATGTATAAAAaaacctcttgttgcagcgttcagatcacccctgatgaaggcactagacaggagtgtctgaactgattttcatttctcatGGAGACTCGAAAAATCGAGAATCCACGGTTCGTGTTCCACAACGAAATTCTGTTGTTCCACTCACTTCTGTTACATTGAGACTTCTCCTATTGTTCGTAAGCCGAGAACGCGAATTAAAATTTACACCCAGTTGTGTTTGTGTTGCTTGTTGTATTCCTAATGATTAGAAATAAGTTAAACTTTTAGGTGTTTTAGTCAAGTTAGTGCTCGGTCGAGTCGATTTACAATAAATCCGGGGGTCTAAATCCGTTAgcggtccaaatccgctgtgacaccggcagCGAGCGGAATGGTTAGCCAGAACTTAAAAAGCGAGAATGTAAAAAGAGATTAGAGTCTATCttcgtgtttttatttttgcctataTATCTTGAGAGTTCTTTAGATAACAGTTTGCGTTTTCTAATAGGTTTAAATTTCATGTATTCCAGGTGGAGCGAAGCGAAAGTCCTAAGCGTGAGTCAACCACAAATACGTTGAAGGATAAAAACATTACCAGCGGTGAGTACAGTACATGTGCATATATTCAATACAATATGTTCATTTAACTcggcaaaaaattgaaatgatagGGAATGGTTGAATCTATTGAACTGCGTAGTAACTTCTTCATTGgtcatgaaattttattttctgtttccttATTGCCATTCTTCTCCATTCAGTCGTTTGAGAGCCTTGACTAGCTGCCGATCATGCAACCAGAGCGTAACAATAAAcgcgaaacaaaaaaaaacttcacagcTTTCTACAAAATATATCTCCATTCTAACCTTAAAGCACTAAATCGTCAAAAAGTTCTGTTATAATACATTTGCTTCCCTTTGGGGCCTTAAACGATCGCGTGCTCGCAAGTTTGTTTTTCCAGCTTGAGATCGATTATAATCTCAATTAAGAATCCACTTCAATTGTCGCCGATTTCCTTATTACCGCAGTCTTTTGAGTGCCCATTtatctttgaatatgaaaattTCGGCAAGAGAAGAAGGAGTTTTCGTCCATAAGATGTCGTCTGCGGTACATACCAGCAGCCAGTTTGAATTCTTGTTTACCCATCTCAAACCACGAGATCACATAATAGCACGGAAAAGAAAGTCACGACCTACATTTAAAGCACCATTGACTCTCGAACTTCGAGACACTCAAAAAACTTCTTGAGGATCTCAATGCACAGTTTCGAGCAAACGATATAATTCTAGAAGGCAAAGCGATAGCAAAGGCTTCCTTCATGACACTCATGCCGCTCATACCACTCGTATGTATGCAAACATAAATGAAACATAAAATGATTGTTAAAAGGGTATGCGTTTACACGTGTTCATTTCTGCCAACATTCATTCAGGAACATTCTAAATCTTCGTTTTCGTGCACCTGCAGTTTCTTTTTGGTTCTGGATCTACTAAAAGTTCGGTAATGATTTCTTCCTTATTGAAACAACCATTTAAAGTGTTACAGGATAATCAAAAACTGACAACTCGACATGAGTGAGAGTCACGCCACTATTCGTCGTTCTTAggttatttattttacattaGATTGTGTTACGCcgtgacaaaaacatttatttatttgggAGAAGAACCTGATACCTAGAGGTATCATTCGGTTTCTTAGGGGAACGAGGGGGGATCAGTTGTCACCAACAGGGTATAAAGATggagactatagaaaattgactgtcaatTAATTGCCAATGAGGGAGATCAGAAggatattacagagccttatgggagAATAAGGGGGAGGGATCATTTTATCAGGTTTATGTGGGGAGACTGTTCTCAGAATTTCTTTTCCTATCCAGGAAATCAGATGGCAGATAGAAGGACAGTGACGTTAGAAACTCGTGCTCGTACTTTCTCATTGACTGCATGCAGTTGGGTTTTCCCAATAGtcgttattgttttgtttgctaCTACCATGGCCATAATTTATATTATGGCAGATGCTTTTATGGCAGATAGAAGGACAGTGACGTTAGAAACTCGTGCTCGTACTTTCTTATTGACTGCATGCAGTTGGGTTTTCCCAGTAGtcgttattgttttgtttgctaCTACCATGGCCATAATTTATATTATGGCAGATGCTTTTATGGCAGATAGAAGGACAGTGACGTTAGAAACTCGTGCTTGTACTTTCTCATTGACTGCATGCAGTTGGGTTTTCCCAATAGtcgttattgttttgtttgctaCTACCATGGCCATAATTTATATTATGGCAGATGCTTTTATGGCTAAGAATCGCTGAAGGGAAGTtgatgaaatgattttttcTCAGAATTTCTTAGAATAGCTTTATTTTGCTGTTGTAAATGTTGTGTTTCATGAAGGATATAAAACAAAGAACTGATCAGACTGGTATAGTTGTCAACATACGATTCAGATGTAAATGGCAGACTGTATATCAAAATGCTTTTCTCTCTTAAAATAGTAgtgtttaattaaattttaataaagcATTGCAAAACGAGATCATGAAATCAGTTGGCATAAATGTTTCTCTGGTTGTGACGTAAGGCCCTTTCTCCCCCTTCCTCTCCTTACCCCTTCGCCATCACACGGCCTTTCTGACGAAAGGTTCGTAACGCGATAGTGGTTCTCCGAAGATATGCGTGGCACAATGGCAAACTTTGCATACTTCCCTGATGATCACCGGACATGTTTCCAAAGGGTTGCGCCAATGAAAAGAAGGAACCAAATCCTCCTCCGGAAGGTGGAGTGATATTCAGCTCTTGCCTCAGGAGCAGTGTAGCCCAAGGTTCTCTAAAGGGAAAAGTGAAGACACAAAAATTAGGTACAAAGAAATTACAGATGGCAGCGATCAGTATCCCTTAATGCGACACTTGAGTATGCCGTGAGGCTTTATTGACCAAATCTGTTAGCATTTTCCTTGCTGTCAACATTGGAATTGTAGCATAGTTGGTAGTTCAGTCAATTCTTGATTATCTGGACCTCGGTTATCCGGACTTGGTTCTCTGGTCCCATCTTTTTATGCACATCAACTGGCTCCAGCTTGGGTCTGGGAGGCGTGAGTTCGACACCCGTCTAAATGTAGAGTTAAACCGACATTACTTTATGAATTAAAGCGGAAGATTCTTGCCACTTTCTGACCTAAGTAGGAATataccaccttttgaacaatttGTCATTATGATAATTTCCTTCGTGGAAAGGATATTAATGTTTATAAGAGCAATGCAATATTCAAAACTTGAGCTGGAATATGAAATGCCACTCAAATAACATTACAGTTTTTTGTAGTTAccaaagcaaaaagaaaaaagtttttgataaaTTGCGTCAGAagttttctgattttgtttACTTAGCAATTACGTCATAAGCTTTAACACTTGGAGTACATATAAATGCCGTTAGTTGCCTTCTTTTAGTAGTTCTTGTTTTCAGCTTCACAGAGCTAACATATGTGTTTTTGGTAAACTAAGCTTGAGTGTTGGCTATTATTAAGAGTGCAAGGAGGAACCGACGTGTAAGTACATACTGTTTCTACCCCTATTCTGAAGTACAACTTCGAACTTATAGCCCTTTTATCCTAAAGTCGCATTTTTAACAAACTAAATCACAAATTACTTTaacactccaacgagacacaaggggatttaatgcggccttttctcaataaattccttcagtttctgttgtgcaatttatggtccaaatgtccaaattgaacggactttgAAAGACTCACCAAGAGCGTATATTTATTgtcgaactgaaattaaaacttcgctcgctctttcactacgaacaaattgtttgagaaaattcagacattaaatgaatgaaagttccattgttcagtttacctgtaaccaaataccgttttaactttctgggtactttttgtgaatgattaaaatcaattgcagacggtttttaggccgcttgtcaaccaacgtaatgacactattgcctatacaaattcattctgaaaccaatattttttgtcaactaaagtgatttgagagagagaaaagagaggattcataagtcggcttgaggtagtgaccgacgtgtttgcttaaaaatactgcccagcgggaaaacgaggtatatatatgaaaaatggcaacgaaagttgagatgtactcagcgactcacgaaagcgttaccgtggcccgtgggcagagataggaaaatactgaccgggtaaagaaccaatcagattgcaggattcgttaccgtgccctctaaaaaaaaattaaataaaatactgGATAATGGTCCACACAATACACTAAAATCAACTTTATAACCTACCACACTAAGACAAACCTAAGAACAAAAATGCGAAAAATAAACATATCAAAAGTTCCTTTTGGGGTTGAGAAGAGTGGAGTTGAGGTCGGAATTAaatcatgaatttaaaatgaagaGTGCTTGCCATTTCCAGGGAGGAATGTCGCAACTTGTCAAAATCACATATTTTGAACAAATGTTTGTTTCCATTGGGGAATGGGTCTTAAAATTTGTTGGAATAAAATTATATTGGGTCGTTCGATAAAAGTTGTGAACCAAATTTGCGAATTGTCTTACATTAGTTGTCTTGGTAAATATGTTTACAAACAATAACTGATCGCTCAAATGTTATGTTGTGTTATATCTGTACAATTATACAATGCCACAAGAGCTTTGAAACCTTCAATTCCTTGAAACTATTCTTTCAACGGCAATGCATGGAGGAGAGGttacattttaataaaaaactaaactttTTTACAAACCATCATGCTTACGAAGCAGAAACTAGTTTTTCCATAGCTTTCTGTTTGAATTCTGCTCTAGCCTAATATTGAATTAAACGGCCGAGCGGAATTATAGGAAGCTGGGCTTGAATATTCGTGGTCGTCATTCTCAGTCTTCGCTCCTGTTGTTTTTAAAGTGAAAGTACGCAGTGAGTCGAAGGGTAGGTGACGTTTTTGCTAAAATGGCTAGAATGgaaatgataaaacaatttAGATTCTTTCTACGTATTTTTAATCCTCCCCAGATATCTTTAGCTCTCTGTAGATTTCCGTTTGCATTCGCCAAAaggttttaatttcattttttccaggCGGAGCGACACGAACATCATAAGCGGAAGTAACCACAAGTGCTGacgttttcaaaaatattattaacaGCGGTAAGTATGCTCATACGTTTGACATAATATATTCATTTAACCCGAAAAAACTTTTAGAGCTGAAGAATCATGAGTGCACAGTAGAAAATGGTCGAATTCATGAAATTGCGTAGTAACTTCCTCATGGGTCGAAGCTTACTTTACCTTTCGTTATCGCCAATCCTCTGCTGATTTGTTGAATGTAACTTTGATAAAACATTGTTTGCTGATAAGTCTTAGCTGATATATTGTCATAAGTTCACAACTTCGAACCGTTCTCAATCGACGAGTGTGCGATAAAACATGTACATTTTCACGAATAA is from Pocillopora verrucosa isolate sample1 chromosome 7, ASM3666991v2, whole genome shotgun sequence and encodes:
- the LOC136282388 gene encoding uncharacterized protein isoform X1 — encoded protein: MTSYSTVLCEVRQRTSDGNYREKKSCIVEQAQVKNGEAITCVYHKEVVRKGREQHESSVTMVREVKMDKGRKQVQEAYRKEVRGPAQQVERSESPKRESTTNTLKDKNITSGNQMADRRTVTLETRARTFSLTACSWVFPIVVIVLFATTMAIIYIMADAFMADRRTVTLETRARTFLLTACSWVFPVVVIVLFATTMAIIYIMADAFMADRRTVTLETRACTFSLTACSWVFPIVVIVLFATTMAIIYIMADAFMAKNR
- the LOC136282388 gene encoding uncharacterized protein isoform X2, producing MTSYSTVLCEVRQRTSDGNYREKKSCIVEQAQAITCVYHKEVVRKGREQHESSVTMVREVKMDKGRKQVQEAYRKEVRGPAQQVERSESPKRESTTNTLKDKNITSGNQMADRRTVTLETRARTFSLTACSWVFPIVVIVLFATTMAIIYIMADAFMADRRTVTLETRARTFLLTACSWVFPVVVIVLFATTMAIIYIMADAFMADRRTVTLETRACTFSLTACSWVFPIVVIVLFATTMAIIYIMADAFMAKNR